A genomic stretch from Antarcticibacterium flavum includes:
- a CDS encoding serine hydrolase domain-containing protein, translated as MRLTLDKEISDSLHSKNKHSYSIELDSAQFVHGFINQKTVDVAVKILNPKGETAAQYDGPGRGNEYFYFETKSAGKYTVQVNPFEESQGRYSINLTKVEPLAKEPGKRISQYMTPYSRKDVPGAAVLVLKDDKILFQEAYGMANLTYQIPFEVSTPTNIGSTSKQFTAFAIQLLADRGKISLDDDIRKYFPEIPDFGNTVTIRHLLTHTSGYREFLNTLGMTGRSLNSPMENEMIFKILKNQPELQNEPGAEWNYNNTGYVLAAALVAKVTEVPFPEWMQKNVFQPLGMKNTIVRANQNEVVPGRSQGYNMDEDGKYQEVEDLGGAMGAGGIYTTLEDLAKWVRNFRDPKVGNAKIFKEMTTPFVLKNGDTTNYGLGLFIEEKNGMKVIHHGGADVAHRSMLMYYPDINAAVITQSNNANFDGNSVEKIGKLYFPEYYKEKENGKRQDTAKGSTAEFDYDVEKFDALTGRYELEVAPGFVLTFKRDEDRIYTQGTGQPEIDIKAVSDSVFHLQGVNAKVTFHLKENGSADSLTLHQNGNHIAKRITWDPDVAALKEFTGKFYSPEIETVYNVDVIDENLVVTTYQVTDKVKLSPTDKDSFGGEFPLAEVKFLRDDNGNIKGFDASNGRSRGIRFEKMKDLE; from the coding sequence GTGAGACTTACATTAGACAAGGAGATATCAGATTCGCTCCACTCAAAAAACAAGCATTCTTATAGTATAGAACTGGATTCAGCTCAGTTTGTTCACGGGTTTATCAATCAAAAAACAGTAGATGTGGCTGTTAAGATCCTTAATCCAAAAGGGGAAACGGCAGCTCAATATGACGGGCCCGGTAGAGGAAATGAGTATTTTTATTTTGAAACAAAGTCGGCAGGTAAATACACCGTGCAGGTTAACCCATTCGAAGAAAGCCAGGGTCGGTATAGTATTAATCTTACTAAAGTAGAACCTCTGGCTAAGGAACCTGGAAAAAGAATAAGTCAATACATGACCCCTTATTCGAGAAAGGATGTTCCCGGTGCAGCGGTTTTGGTTTTAAAAGATGACAAGATCCTGTTTCAGGAAGCTTATGGGATGGCAAATCTTACTTATCAAATTCCCTTTGAAGTGAGTACCCCTACAAATATTGGCTCCACATCCAAACAATTTACAGCCTTTGCCATTCAGTTACTGGCAGACCGCGGAAAGATCTCTTTGGATGATGATATAAGAAAATACTTTCCTGAAATTCCCGACTTCGGAAATACTGTAACCATAAGGCATTTGCTTACCCATACCAGTGGATATCGGGAGTTTCTAAACACCCTGGGAATGACCGGCCGCAGCCTGAACAGCCCTATGGAAAATGAGATGATATTTAAAATTTTAAAGAATCAGCCCGAATTACAGAATGAGCCCGGGGCTGAATGGAATTATAATAACACAGGCTATGTATTGGCGGCTGCCCTGGTAGCCAAAGTAACAGAGGTACCTTTTCCCGAATGGATGCAGAAAAATGTTTTTCAACCTTTAGGTATGAAAAATACCATTGTGAGAGCAAACCAGAATGAAGTTGTTCCCGGACGTTCCCAGGGTTATAATATGGATGAGGACGGGAAGTACCAGGAAGTGGAAGATCTTGGAGGGGCTATGGGCGCCGGGGGAATTTATACAACCCTGGAGGATCTTGCAAAATGGGTCAGGAATTTCAGAGATCCTAAAGTTGGAAATGCAAAGATCTTTAAGGAAATGACCACCCCCTTTGTCCTGAAAAACGGAGATACCACCAACTACGGACTCGGACTTTTCATTGAAGAAAAGAATGGAATGAAAGTAATACATCATGGCGGGGCAGATGTAGCCCACCGGTCCATGTTAATGTATTATCCTGATATAAATGCTGCGGTGATCACCCAAAGCAATAATGCAAATTTTGATGGGAACAGCGTAGAGAAAATTGGAAAGCTTTATTTTCCGGAATATTATAAGGAAAAGGAAAATGGGAAGAGGCAGGATACAGCAAAGGGAAGTACTGCAGAATTCGATTATGATGTAGAGAAATTTGATGCCCTTACCGGCCGATATGAACTGGAAGTTGCTCCCGGATTTGTGTTGACATTTAAACGGGATGAGGATAGGATCTATACTCAGGGTACCGGCCAACCCGAAATAGATATTAAAGCCGTGTCAGATTCTGTATTTCATCTGCAGGGTGTAAATGCTAAAGTCACTTTTCATCTAAAAGAGAATGGCTCTGCCGATTCCCTTACCCTTCACCAGAATGGGAATCATATTGCAAAACGAATCACCTGGGATCCCGATGTAGCCGCGCTGAAGGAATTTACCGGAAAATTTTATAGTCCTGAGATCGAGACGGTTTACAATGTTGATGTTATCGATGAAAATCTTGTTGTTACCACTTATCAGGTAACAGACAAAGTAAAGCTATCGCCTACCGATAAGGATTCCTTTGGAGGCGAATTCCCTCTTGCTGAAGTAAAATTCCTGCGGGATGATAATGGGAATATCAAAGGTTTTGATGCCTCAAACGGCAGGTCCCGTGGAATACGGTTTGAGAAAATGAAGGATTTGGAATAA
- the tnpA gene encoding IS200/IS605 family transposase, with amino-acid sequence MANTHHQIFIHSIFAVKHRGSLIQQQWKADLFAVIGNLINETGCKIIIANGTEDHVHCLISMKPDISVSEVMKNVKAKSSKWINESRFLDSRFEWQSGFGTFSYSKSQVPDVIRYIQNQEEHHKKMTFVEEYIQFLKKFEIEYDKRYIFKMPE; translated from the coding sequence ATGGCCAATACACATCATCAAATTTTCATCCATAGCATCTTTGCAGTGAAGCACCGAGGTTCATTAATTCAGCAACAATGGAAGGCGGATCTTTTTGCAGTGATAGGTAACCTCATCAACGAAACAGGGTGTAAAATTATCATAGCAAATGGCACAGAAGATCACGTTCATTGCTTAATAAGTATGAAACCGGATATTTCTGTTTCTGAAGTAATGAAAAATGTGAAGGCAAAATCATCCAAATGGATCAATGAAAGCAGATTTTTGGATAGCCGATTTGAATGGCAGTCGGGTTTTGGGACGTTTTCGTATAGTAAAAGTCAGGTGCCGGATGTTATAAGGTATATCCAAAATCAGGAAGAGCATCATAAGAAGATGACCTTTGTGGAGGAATACATTCAATTCCTGAAGAAATTTGAGATCGAATACGACAAGCGATACATTTTTAAAATGCCCGAATAA
- a CDS encoding DUF4407 domain-containing protein, whose amino-acid sequence MLKRFFIFCSGADTKILDSCSPGEQTKYAGIGATVFFTAVMAFIASSYALYTVFDNALTAVLFGLIWGLLIFNLDRFIVSTIKKKNNFRSELVQATPRIILAVIIAIVIAKPLELKIFEKEINRVLLEQKNDMTLANQEQIATQFTPKINALTAEIASLKEQVVVKEAEVNALYSTYITEAEGTAGTGKLGKGPVYAEKRQKHDAELLTLKELKETNAGKIEAAEEAIASLNQENQARINESQPVIDGFDGLMARVNALNKLPLLPSLFIMFLFLAIETSPIIAKLLSSKGAYDLKLEEEENALQTWVSQQIQQRELILKTDAEVNNRVYADIAEEQELYDYKRKKARELMQLQADAFYTKHKQVLG is encoded by the coding sequence ATGCTTAAACGATTTTTTATTTTCTGCTCCGGGGCAGATACTAAGATCCTCGACTCCTGTTCTCCCGGCGAACAAACAAAATATGCAGGCATAGGCGCCACTGTTTTCTTTACGGCAGTGATGGCATTCATTGCTTCTTCCTATGCGCTTTACACCGTATTTGATAATGCTCTTACGGCAGTTTTATTCGGTTTGATCTGGGGCCTTCTTATTTTTAACCTGGACCGGTTTATTGTCTCCACTATCAAAAAGAAAAACAACTTCAGGAGTGAGTTAGTGCAGGCCACCCCGCGGATCATTCTGGCAGTGATCATCGCGATCGTGATCGCAAAACCGCTGGAGCTTAAGATCTTTGAGAAAGAGATCAACCGGGTGCTACTGGAACAAAAGAATGATATGACCCTTGCAAATCAGGAGCAGATCGCCACCCAATTCACGCCGAAGATAAACGCGCTTACTGCGGAAATAGCTTCTTTGAAAGAGCAAGTGGTTGTTAAGGAAGCTGAAGTCAACGCCCTCTACAGCACCTATATCACAGAAGCTGAAGGTACCGCCGGAACCGGAAAATTAGGTAAAGGCCCGGTATATGCCGAAAAAAGGCAGAAGCATGATGCAGAGTTGCTAACTCTCAAGGAATTAAAAGAAACAAATGCCGGGAAAATTGAAGCTGCGGAAGAGGCGATTGCTTCCCTAAATCAGGAAAATCAGGCCAGGATCAATGAGTCACAACCTGTTATAGATGGTTTTGACGGACTCATGGCGCGGGTAAACGCTTTGAACAAACTGCCGCTCCTGCCCTCTTTGTTCATTATGTTCTTGTTTTTGGCGATTGAGACCTCCCCTATTATCGCCAAGTTGCTATCGTCAAAAGGAGCCTACGACCTGAAGCTGGAAGAAGAGGAAAATGCACTGCAAACCTGGGTCTCACAGCAAATACAGCAGCGGGAACTCATTCTTAAAACAGATGCCGAAGTCAACAACCGGGTGTATGCAGACATTGCCGAAGAACAGGAACTGTACGACTATAAGCGAAAAAAGGCACGCGAGCTTATGCAGCTGCAGGCAGATGCTTTTTATACGAAACATAAGCAGGTTTTGGGTTAG
- a CDS encoding DUF6377 domain-containing protein, with product MKRRDWLCGCFVLFGHFLMAQQYLPLLEKLDEELKNEDSYVKSKHSKISNLQDEVQKNLLRSDTRDLYSSYLKLFEEYKSFKYDSAYYYIEEAKELALLMDNDILVAQTGIKEGFVLLSSGLFKEALDVLSTIDPNKLDDKTKFDYYFIMARAYFDMANYNDDPRFRINYVRQGNRYLEEALVYAEPNSSNFWSAVGLMWLKQQEWDKAREAFHYWIDFYDLPPDLYGVATSSLSFIYSQTGNFEKAIEYLALAAISDVQSATKENIALRNLATELYNVGELEKANTYVHSAMRDATFYNARHRKIEISSILPIIEGAQLIKAEQKNATLVRVVVLLAFLAFIVIIFLYIILKQLKAKNVARTALSEYTHKLEETNLNLLEADAIKQDYITYFLKATSGLIHKMDHLQKSTRQKIKTRQPEEVLAILKKYSVQKERNDLFHQFDEVFLKLFPTFIEEFNNLFPPDQRRERKKGELLNTELRIFALYRLGIQDNQQVAEFLEISVATIYSYKTRLKSRSLYKNSFEERIMSIKRL from the coding sequence TTGAAAAGGAGAGATTGGTTATGTGGATGTTTTGTTTTGTTTGGCCATTTCCTGATGGCTCAACAATATCTGCCTCTTTTGGAAAAACTTGATGAGGAATTAAAAAATGAAGATTCCTATGTTAAGAGTAAACATTCCAAGATTTCAAATCTACAGGATGAAGTTCAAAAAAATCTGCTTAGGAGCGATACCCGCGATCTCTACTCATCCTATTTAAAACTTTTTGAAGAATACAAGTCATTTAAATACGACTCTGCTTATTATTATATAGAGGAAGCCAAGGAGTTGGCGTTGTTAATGGATAATGATATCCTGGTGGCACAAACCGGCATAAAGGAAGGGTTTGTTCTATTGTCTTCCGGCTTATTTAAAGAAGCCCTTGATGTACTCAGTACTATTGACCCCAATAAGCTGGATGACAAGACGAAATTTGATTATTATTTTATAATGGCGAGGGCCTATTTTGATATGGCCAATTATAATGATGACCCAAGGTTCAGAATTAATTACGTTCGGCAGGGAAATCGGTATCTGGAAGAAGCCCTGGTTTACGCTGAACCAAATTCTTCAAATTTCTGGTCTGCTGTAGGTCTTATGTGGTTAAAGCAACAGGAATGGGATAAAGCCAGGGAGGCTTTTCATTACTGGATAGATTTTTATGACTTACCTCCCGATCTTTATGGGGTCGCAACTTCCAGCCTTAGTTTTATCTATTCACAAACAGGGAATTTTGAAAAGGCCATAGAGTATCTCGCTTTGGCAGCAATATCTGATGTGCAAAGTGCAACTAAAGAAAATATAGCCCTCCGTAATCTTGCTACTGAACTTTATAATGTAGGAGAACTTGAGAAGGCCAATACCTATGTACATTCTGCTATGCGGGATGCTACTTTTTACAACGCAAGGCACAGAAAAATTGAAATATCATCCATACTTCCAATTATTGAGGGGGCACAGCTAATTAAAGCTGAACAAAAGAATGCCACCCTGGTAAGGGTAGTGGTGCTTCTTGCTTTCCTGGCATTTATAGTAATCATTTTTCTATATATTATCCTGAAGCAACTCAAAGCTAAAAATGTAGCCAGAACTGCTTTAAGTGAATATACCCATAAGTTAGAAGAGACGAACCTGAATCTTTTGGAAGCCGATGCGATCAAACAGGATTATATCACCTATTTTCTAAAGGCTACCTCAGGATTGATTCATAAAATGGACCATCTGCAAAAAAGTACCAGGCAAAAAATCAAGACCAGGCAGCCGGAAGAGGTGCTGGCTATCCTGAAAAAATATAGTGTTCAAAAAGAAAGGAATGATCTTTTCCATCAATTTGATGAAGTTTTTTTAAAGCTTTTTCCCACATTCATAGAAGAATTCAATAACCTTTTTCCACCAGACCAAAGAAGAGAAAGAAAAAAAGGGGAGTTACTCAACACAGAACTCAGGATCTTTGCGCTTTACCGGTTAGGTATCCAGGATAATCAACAGGTAGCTGAATTTCTGGAGATCTCTGTAGCTACGATTTATTCTTATAAAACCCGGTTAAAAAGTAGGTCTCTTTATAAAAATTCATTTGAAGAAAGGATTATGTCAATCAAGAGATTATAA
- a CDS encoding SusC/RagA family TonB-linked outer membrane protein has protein sequence MEQKLSERKVNFFCLSKTKTIFFVLLLCIICHSTNAFAKAAVHSDPIGKDLLQQTVGGTVVDENGLPVPGVNIIEKGTTNGVITDFDGNYLIEVTTQNAVLVFSSVGFETREITVGDQASINVTLSVSVDALSEVVVIGYGTASRRDVTGAISSISEENLNQGAITNPLQQISGKAAGVVINQTGSEPGSSPSVRIRGITSLIGGNDPLVVVDGIQGNMDLLNQVPPSEIASIDILKDASATAIYGSRGAPGVLIVTTKKNREGTSSLEYTTAMSLDFIPKKLDMMDANQWWEQARINNVPASANHGSSTDWFDLLTQTGATQNHTLSFGGGTGNFNYRASVSAILQQGIVINSNNERYIGRIQATQKALDDRLSLTMNLNSGINNTTSSVQSIGRAAFTSNLISNAYVMRPTDPVLDTDGSYYMDPNVFQYLNPYAVAQTVVNEGKNNNLFASLNADLKLFDGFSTGWFGSWRKTDYTSGFFLPVESTVAAAIDQNGFANVNNNRQDEKLMNVSLKYTNRIGDHNFDGLLLYEWQNQTYQGNYLQARGFLNDLTTYNALQLGDLSSVRPGDISSYKNDRTLISFLGRLNYTFLHRYQLTLSMRRDGSSVFGENHKWGNFPSAAVAWHIDQEPFMANQELFDQLKLRGGYGITGNQQGLYPQSSLSLVGAAGVTYFGGNQITNFNIIQNANEDLRWETKKQTNVGLDFSLLNGRLSGSIDAFTATTDNLLFNYTVPQPPFPHNTIAANVGSVLNRGLETVLSYDVISTDDMTFTLAGNLSLLQNRVLNLSGSINGVDLNTNYVPWGPDSFLIEGQPIGTFNILQHAGVNEVGAEIVEDRNGDGVIDMGARSPDRALQGAALPTHTYAINPSFRYKNFDVAMVWRGSGGNKVFNGLRANLSYMENIGRSNLLTSAVPLNIYTSQYSSNLWLENGSFLRLENLTAGYNFFFDNKNIESVRVSLTGNNLALFTQYTGIDPELNLSGGSGFGGDNGIYPRTRSVALGLTVKLK, from the coding sequence ATGGAACAAAAACTATCAGAAAGAAAGGTCAATTTCTTTTGCCTCTCAAAAACGAAAACAATTTTCTTCGTTTTGTTACTGTGCATTATTTGCCACTCAACAAATGCTTTTGCGAAAGCTGCTGTCCATAGTGACCCAATTGGCAAAGATCTATTACAGCAAACTGTAGGGGGAACTGTTGTAGATGAAAACGGATTACCGGTCCCGGGTGTAAACATCATTGAAAAAGGGACTACCAATGGTGTGATTACAGATTTTGATGGAAATTATTTAATTGAGGTCACCACCCAAAATGCTGTTCTGGTATTCTCCAGTGTAGGTTTTGAAACACGGGAAATTACAGTGGGGGACCAGGCATCCATAAATGTGACACTTTCTGTCTCCGTCGATGCACTTAGTGAAGTAGTAGTGATAGGATATGGTACGGCCTCCAGAAGGGATGTTACTGGCGCCATTTCTTCAATCTCTGAGGAGAACCTTAACCAGGGAGCTATTACCAATCCATTACAGCAAATATCCGGGAAGGCAGCAGGGGTGGTCATAAATCAGACGGGGAGTGAACCCGGATCATCACCCAGTGTACGAATAAGGGGTATCACCTCCTTAATTGGTGGTAATGATCCTTTGGTTGTAGTAGACGGAATACAGGGAAATATGGATCTGCTCAACCAGGTACCACCAAGTGAAATCGCGTCTATAGATATTTTAAAAGACGCATCGGCCACAGCCATTTATGGTTCCAGGGGTGCCCCGGGAGTACTTATAGTCACCACAAAGAAAAACAGGGAAGGCACTTCTTCCCTGGAATATACAACAGCAATGTCCCTGGATTTCATTCCAAAAAAGCTGGATATGATGGATGCGAACCAATGGTGGGAACAGGCCAGGATAAACAATGTTCCTGCCTCTGCCAACCACGGCTCCAGTACAGATTGGTTTGACCTGTTGACCCAAACAGGAGCTACTCAAAACCACACGTTATCATTTGGAGGCGGTACAGGGAATTTCAATTACAGGGCTTCCGTAAGTGCAATTTTGCAGCAGGGAATCGTGATCAACTCCAACAATGAGAGGTATATTGGAAGGATACAAGCTACCCAAAAGGCTCTCGATGACCGTTTATCGCTTACCATGAATTTAAATAGCGGTATTAATAATACAACCAGTAGTGTACAGAGTATAGGACGAGCGGCTTTCACCTCTAACCTTATATCAAATGCGTATGTGATGCGCCCTACAGACCCCGTTTTGGATACAGATGGCAGCTATTATATGGATCCTAACGTTTTCCAATATTTAAATCCTTATGCTGTTGCCCAAACTGTTGTGAATGAGGGGAAAAATAATAATCTATTTGCAAGTTTAAATGCAGATTTAAAACTGTTTGACGGGTTTTCTACCGGGTGGTTCGGTAGCTGGAGAAAAACAGATTATACTTCTGGTTTCTTTCTTCCGGTAGAATCTACAGTTGCTGCGGCAATAGATCAGAATGGTTTTGCCAATGTGAACAACAACAGGCAGGATGAGAAATTGATGAATGTTAGTCTAAAATATACCAACAGGATAGGCGATCACAATTTTGATGGACTTTTGCTTTATGAATGGCAAAATCAAACATACCAGGGGAATTACCTGCAGGCAAGGGGATTCCTTAATGACCTCACTACTTATAATGCTTTACAACTGGGGGATCTTTCCAGCGTAAGGCCGGGTGATATTTCATCATATAAAAATGACCGTACCCTTATATCTTTTCTGGGCAGGTTAAACTATACATTTTTACACCGCTACCAGTTAACTTTAAGTATGCGAAGGGATGGTTCCTCTGTTTTTGGGGAAAACCACAAATGGGGTAATTTCCCATCTGCAGCCGTAGCCTGGCACATTGACCAGGAACCATTTATGGCCAACCAGGAACTCTTTGATCAATTAAAACTTCGGGGAGGTTATGGAATAACAGGTAATCAACAGGGGTTATATCCCCAGAGTTCTCTTTCTTTAGTGGGTGCAGCCGGTGTTACCTATTTTGGTGGAAACCAGATCACAAATTTTAATATCATACAAAATGCGAATGAAGATCTGCGCTGGGAAACCAAAAAACAAACGAATGTTGGTTTGGATTTCTCATTACTTAATGGAAGGTTAAGCGGTTCTATAGATGCGTTTACTGCTACTACAGATAATTTACTTTTCAATTATACAGTACCTCAGCCTCCTTTTCCACATAACACTATCGCTGCCAACGTGGGGAGCGTATTGAACAGGGGATTGGAAACCGTGCTTAGCTATGATGTTATAAGCACAGATGATATGACCTTTACTTTGGCTGGTAACCTCTCCCTTTTACAAAACCGGGTGCTAAACCTAAGTGGTAGCATTAACGGGGTTGACCTTAACACAAATTATGTGCCCTGGGGACCAGATTCCTTTTTGATTGAAGGACAGCCCATTGGAACATTTAATATCCTACAGCACGCAGGTGTGAATGAGGTGGGGGCAGAGATAGTAGAAGATCGAAATGGAGATGGAGTTATAGACATGGGCGCCCGGAGTCCGGACAGAGCATTACAGGGTGCAGCCTTACCTACTCATACCTACGCTATAAATCCTTCCTTCAGGTATAAAAACTTTGATGTAGCCATGGTGTGGAGAGGATCTGGTGGTAACAAGGTCTTTAATGGTTTAAGGGCAAACTTAAGTTATATGGAGAACATTGGAAGATCCAACCTTTTAACCAGTGCTGTACCATTGAATATCTATACCTCCCAGTACAGCTCCAATTTGTGGCTGGAAAACGGATCTTTCCTGAGATTGGAAAATCTTACGGCAGGGTATAACTTCTTTTTTGACAATAAAAATATTGAATCTGTGCGTGTATCACTCACCGGCAATAACCTGGCTTTATTCACACAATACACAGGTATAGACCCGGAACTTAATTTAAGTGGTGGTAGTGGATTTGGTGGAGATAATGGGATTTATCCCCGTACCAGAAGTGTAGCACTAGGACTTACAGTAAAACTTAAATAA